Part of the Salarias fasciatus chromosome 23 unlocalized genomic scaffold, fSalaFa1.1 super_scaffold_20, whole genome shotgun sequence genome, ggatttaagataaattcacttaaaaagtttttaacttctattggcagatttttttcttaaattaagatgctttgaatttgaaataagtaaaaaaaaaaaaaattgccaattACAAGTGacaattttagatttttttcaaagtaaaagtattttaatttaagaaaaaatatcttgaaataataaacaaaaactgtacattttattctttatttcaaaatgaaagtatTACTTTTTCTAAATCTGCCGATAGAACAAACGAaaactgtactttttttttctctatttccaAATAAAAGTATCTTAGTTGTTTctaaatctgccaatagaacaaatgaaaatggtatttttttctctgtttcaaaataaaagtattacTTTTTTcgaaatctgccaatagaacacaTGAAATCTGTACTTTTTTCtctatttcaaaataaaagtatcttactttaagaaaaaaaaatctgccaagagagcaagtgaaaactgtcttgacCGTCTTGTAGTTGTTTCTgtataaataaattttattgAATTGGACATACGTGTCCTGTGTCTCTACCTGAGTGGAGGACAGGGACAGCTCCACGATGGTCCACACCCTGAAGGTGGCGATGCTGAGCTGGACGGGCAGGAAGGCGAACAGCAGGTAGTGCAGGCCGAACAGCGCCGTCAGGAACAGCGTGGATTTAATCAGCCtcctgattttcaaaataaaaggcaatATTTCACACtgtctaaaataaaaaaaactaaatttgattacatttttggaactttttttgagtgaaaatgtctcattttgaaaattatattttcaaattatatttcagcaaaaataaaagacttgatttaagagaagttctctgaaatcaagagttttcacttcttctattgGTGGACTGTTTTTCTATAAAtgaagatgcttttactttgaaataagcaaaaaagtctacatttcacTTTTGTAgggcacatttttttcttaaattaagatacttcaaatttgaaataaagtaaaaaaaaaactaaaattttcatttgttctatcggcagttttttattttaaaataagatACTTTTGCTTTGAaggaagtaaaacaaaaactacaattttcacttgtatcagcagattttttttgttaaaaatactttttacatgtttcattaactgattttttaaaattctgatacttttactttgaaataagtaaaaaaataaaataaaatttttattttttcaatgggccgattattttttaaatcaaaaatacttttactttgatataagtaaaaaaaaaaaataaataaaaaaaaatcagcaaataCAAGAAGGTACAACTGTCTTGATTCCAGAGAACTTcccttaaatcaagtctttctattttaatgaaatatatttAAGTGGATTTATCTTAAATCTAGTAAAACgcaacattttcactcaaaacaagttcaCAAACTTGcttagatttagattttttacAGTGCGGACTCACTTGTACTGGTTGAACTCGTTCCGCCGGGCATCCGGCATTCGGAGTTTACTCACAAGGATCCTCAAGATGCCCAAGAAGAAGATGAGATTgatctgaaaatgaagaaacggAAGATGAAGTTGAAGGTGTTTTTGgtaaaaatgtctcattttactttgaaattactagaaaaaaaaatacagctttcACTTGCGCTATtagcagaatttttttttaagtaagatgcttttattttgaaataagttAAGTGAAATTCTCATATGCTGATGGCTCTGTCATATTCATTATTAATTAGatatcttttttctttgttcgtctgttttttaatttttttttatcaattcaatgtacaaaaaaatcaaatcaacattttttggAATTTCTGTCATTAtccaaatgattaaaattaaacgaaattataaataaaaataaattctaaaatAAATCATGAATAAATTATAAAATCAATTACAATACAAATTAAAACTACATAACTATTAAAATTATTTTCAGTCATTGGAGTGAGTAAATCTGGGTGTTCAGTGGATTTCTTTCCTTGATATGAGCTGGAACAGGGGTAttcaacataaggcccgtggaccaaaaatGGCCCGCAGGAGGCTCCAATCAGGACCCGAAATCCAACAAGCAAAAACCACTTTAAAAGAGTACCAGACCTTTTTAAGTCATGTATTCTACTTTTTGTgcttaaagttgaaaaaaacaaaaaaacaaaaaacaaatatatatatatatatatatgtatatgtatgaaATGAAATAAGTTTGATGCTTTACAGATATGGTGAGGAGAACCGGCACCCGGAGGATCCACCAGATCCACTCGTGTCGTCTGGTTTCCCAGCAGCTGTGGAGGAAGAACGACAGCAGGTCAGACTTGGCGTGGGCGAGCGAGGCGAGCGAGGCGGGCGCCATCGCCGTCTTACCCTTCGTCCTCGTTGAGGTATTTGGCACAACCCCAGGAGACGATGACGAccagaggaagacctgagaggagagacggaggtAAAGCAGGAGCCAATCCCACGCTAGCCCCGCCCATCTTTATATAAAGTATGTGGATGACGTCACATTAGCCCCGCCCATTTTTTTATATAGTCTATGGATGACCTCGCGTTAGCTCTGCCCATTTTTTATATAGTCTATGGATGACATCATGTTAGCTCTGCCCATTTTTTATATAGTCTAGTGATGACatcacattagctccgcccatttTTTATATAGTCTATGGATGACATCACGTTAGCTCCACCCATTTTTTTATATAGTCCagtgatgacgtcacgttagcCCCGCACACCTTTTGTATagtctatggatgacgtcatgttagctccgcccatcttttatatacagtgtAGTGAGgacgtcacgttagctccgcccatcttttatacaCAGTGAagtgatgacgtcacgttagctctgcccctctcctcTACAGAgtagagggggcggggcttcctaCCCCAGCCCAGCAGGAAGTAGCACAGCAGGTGTTTCCTCAGGGAGAAGAAGGAGCGGCTCAGCAgggtaaacaggaagtggccctCCACCAGCAGCCAGCTGTAGTTGGCCAGGATGGAGTAGTTGGAGCACATCAGCACCACCTTACAGGccacctggagaggacagcGCCCCCCTCTGGTGAGCTCTTGAACtgcaaaaagttgtgttttgccTGTTTAATGTGGAACCAGTGcaagtggctctacagctcctctgtagcggctccatggaACTTTGTAAACGGGAAATTCAGGGAAGacaaatgttttggttttgtttttattttttcgtgTGATTTTAATTCGTTCCACATGAATTTTGGAAAAGTGGATGACTCAGGTAAAAACAGGCCGAAGAGCtggattttctgaaaatgattaaaataattaGAAATGCTACAAGAAATATGggaaaaataccaaaaaataaatgtttttttttttttgttttgttttttttgaggcaggggaaaacagacaaatacatttaaaaaagggGAAATGGGAGggtgaaaataataaagaaaacctTGTGTAATCACATAACaatgaaaaaggggaaaaatgagagaaaaaataaaatgacagaaaaattaCTAGTACAACTTTTTGAGGAAAAGGGGGAGAaagtttaaagtaaaaaaaaaataaaggaaaaaaaatctgaatttctaATTGCAAATTAACCAAAACAAAGCAATGCAAAAAGTTGTAAAagtccttaaaaaaataaatgaataaataaataaataaataaaaaatgaactcTCCAATGGTGTAAATGAATACATGAAAACCTAGTCAGTCACAGTTCATGAAAACAACTGAAGTTTCTGCATTTCTCCCTTTATTTCAtagaaatggtgaaaaatgttcccttcctctcttctaactggaaaaatacaaaaagaatcCGTCTTTCAGGGGTGTGAACCCACGGGGTACCGGGTCAGGGTcaaggtcagggtcaggggtgtGAACCCACCGGGTACCGGGTCAGGGTcaaggtcagggtcaggggggtGAACCCACCGGGTACCGGGTCAGGGGTGTGAACCCACTGGCTAAAGGGTCAGGGTcaaggtcagggtcaggggggtGAACCCACTGGGTACCGGGTCAGGGTcaaggtcagggtcaggggggtGAACCCACCGAGTACCGGGTCAGGGTCAGGCTCAGGGGGGTGAACCCACCAGGTaccaggtcagggtcagggtcacgGTCAGGGTTGTGAACCCACCAGGTACCAGGCCCGCAGAGTGAACCCACCGGGTAGTGGTCGCAGTGGAACAGCTCCTCGCTGGAGAACAGCAGGGCGTCTCTGATGAAGATGAAGGCGGCTCTGGCCATGAAGGAgatgaagagctgcaggtggaTGTAGTTCCTGGTGCAGTGCAGCTTCCTACGGCAGCCCAGAGGGGCCAGGGCCAGAAGGATCAACGCAATGAGGAAAAAGTCAAAAGATAAcaacaaaagtcaaaatataacaaaaaagtcaaaacatagCAGTAAGTcgcaacaaaacagcaacaagtcaaaacataacaaaagtCACAACAACACAGTCGAAATACAACAagtcacaacacaaaaaaagtcaaaatatgactacaaaaagtcacaacataACACTGAAAGTcacaacacaaccacaaaaagtcaaaacacaacaaaaagccactgcaaaacaacaaaaagtcaatgttgtgactttttgttgtagtggctttttgttgttgtcttgtgTCCTTGGCCCTTCTGGGCCACCGTAGTTTCCTGAAATCTCCATGTTGTGTTGAATTGGTGCAGATTTCTCACCTGAAGAGAACAAAtatggtggcggcggcggccagagaGCTGAAGGAGAGGGCGTAGCCCGCCGTGTACATGATCCTCACCGAGGAGAAGTACCTGTGAGAGTCTGAGGACTGAACACAGAGCAGGACAACTAAtcaatctgagcaagtttttaaaaGTTGTACTCAGTGAAAAAATGTAATCTTACttgattttagaaaaaaaatcacaaaaaattatatttcatgaAGATAGCaaaacttgatttaagagaagttgtctgattttttttggaTTGAATTAaggtacttttactttgaaataagtaaaaaaaatctacaaatttTACTTGTTCTAATGGCTGATTAGTTTACTGATTTCAAAGTAACAGTATCTTCAtttaagcaaaaaaaatccaccaatagaacaagtaaaaattgaagttttttttttttttttacttatttcaaagtaaacgtatcttaatttaagaaaaacatgtttgttaaAAGAACAAGTGAAATtggtagatttttttcttatttcaatgTAAAAGTGTCTTAATTTAAGGAAACAGTATCTGTCAAGAGGACACgtgaaatttaaaaatttttttcactcatttcaaagtaaaagtaccttaattaaaaaaaatgtcaatagaACAAGTaaaaattgtagattttttcTTACTTGAAAGTAAAACTTTCttattttaagtaaaaaaaaatgtcaaaagaacAAGTAAAAATTGTTGAtttctttccatttatttcaaagtaaaagtatcttaaatttagaaaaaaaaatctgcctatGGAATAAGTgcaaattgtaatttttttgtactaatttcaaattaaaagtatcTCAATTCAAGAAAAAATATTTGTCAAAAGAAGAAGTGcaaattgtagattttttttatttatttcaaagtaaaagcatctgaagaaaaacatgcaccagtaaaagaagtgaaaatgttttgattccagagaacttctcttaaatcaagtgagtttaaaaaaacttggTGAAATTATGATTATTTGCAGTGTACTGAACAGCACAGTGTCGTCGGCGTATAGAATGACTCGcctcagacaggaagtgcagcgTCTGGTTGAAGGCGTCTCCACAGGCGTCCTCATAGGAGACCAGAGGCTCCGTCCAGCCGCTGCTGGAGCAGTTCCGATGGACCCATCCTGGAGGTTCAGTACATTTACActattacactgtaaaaaaatccaaatctgagaAATTTTTCTAAACGTGTTTTGAGTGAAATTGTCtaattttaactgttttaagaaaaaaaaaatatctctgaagtcaagacagttttcacttcttctattggcagatttttttttaaattaagatacttttagtttgaaataaagaaagaaaatccacaattttcattttctattggtagatttttttttttaattattttactaAGATAAGTAAAAGAAAATGCTAAATGTTCACTTTTTCAGTTGGCTTTTTTCTTAACTTGAGATactcttactttgaaataaaaaaaatcaacaattttCTACAATTTTATTGGCagaatttttttctcaaattaagGTACTTTTACTTTGATGTACAGGTTAAAAATTctaaaatttttattttctattggcagatttttcaaaattactttactttgaaataagtaaaaaaatgtaaaatttttaTTGTTCTATTGGTTTTTAcctaaattaagatactttcactttgaaataaataaaatctacaattttttgttgttctattggcagatttttctcttaaattaaggcacttttactgtgaaataaaaaaatctacatttttattttgtattggcagattttttttaaaattttattttactttgaaataagtaaaaaaagtacaattttcacttgttcatTTGGCTTTTTATCTGAAATTAGGATACTTtaactttgaaataaaagaaaaatctacaACTTTTACTTGTTCCATTGGcaaattcttttttcttaaattaagatacttttactttgaaattaaaaaaatctacaatttttAGTTGTTCTGTtggaagaatgtttttcttggtTTAAGGTACTTttacttcaaaataaagttaattttttttacaatttttattttatttggcagattttttttattttattttaaaataagtaaaaaaaaaagttaattttttttattaaattaagatacttttactttgaaataagtaaaaaaaatgtacaattttaCTTACTTAAATTTACTTTGCTTGtcattaaaattattttatttcaggaaaaaaaaatcttatcagTAGAACAattaaaaattgtatttttttttcacttgcttcaaaataaaattatctaaaatttcagaaaaaaacaatccaccaattgaagaagtgaaaactgtcatgatttcagagaacttctcttaaatcaagtcttttattttgctaaaatataatttttaaatgaatttatcttaagtccagtaaaatgagacattttcactcaaaacaagttttaaaaaacttgatttggattttttacagtgtagagaTAGAAAAAACCATCTTGAAATATTGAATTGCATCATGTTCCCTAATATCTGTGTTTACAGAGGCGATTTATAGCGGCGTGTTTTGATAAGAGTCTGATAAAAAGGAGAAGTTGTAAAAAGAAATGATTTCTGACCTGAAATGAACCTGTGAGAACCGGAGAACGATAAATCAtctgaattttttaaaattctgatcAGTGATCAGTAGAAACTGCATGACTCTGCTTCCAGCCTGGTCCCGCCCACTGCTCCATCTGACTGGTTACACTCAGAGGgctgacagccaatcagcaggGAGAGCTGCACAAGCATAGAACCCTAGAGGCACAGCGCTGAAGAATTACCTGCATGGAGTTGTTGTGACttttggtgttgtgttgttgtcgaGGCGTtttgtcttgttgttgttgttgtttctgttgtgtcGGTTTTGTCATGTTGTTCTCgtgtcatgttgtgttgttgtcgttgttgtgctgtgttgtgttgtgttgttgtgaaatCATATTGTGTTGTTGTcgtgttggtgttgtgttgttgttgtgtcgtgttgtgttgttgttgtggtgtgttgtgctgttgtcgtgttggtgttgtgttgttgttgtgtcgtgttgtgttgttgtgaaatcgtattgttgtgttgttgtcatgttgtggttgtgttgttgtgtcgtGTTGTTGAAATCGTAGTGTCGTGTTGTGTTGGTGCTGTcgtgttggtgttgtgttgttgtgaaatcgtattgttgtgttgttgtcatgttggtgttgtgttgttctgtcgtgtcatgttgttgttgtgttgttgttgttgttgttgtggctttttggtgttattgttgtgttgtgcagttgtgctgttgttgtcgtgttattgttgttgtgttgtgcagTTGCTGTGTTGTacggttgtgttgttgtgttttgttgttgctgttattgttgtgctgtgttgttgttgtgtggtattgttgttgttgtgttgtggcttcttggtgttgttcctgttgttcttgttttgttgttgttgtggtattgttgctgttttgttgttgtgttattgttgctgttttgttattgttgctgtgttgctgct contains:
- the LOC115383597 gene encoding secretin receptor-like codes for the protein MLQKVALVWVLLLPQGTSSGCHPHVHLIKEEEKCMKELLKLHKSTENSSCWGMWDELSCWPPASLGQTVSTPCPHFFSSHGWVHRNCSSSGWTEPLVSYEDACGDAFNQTLHFLSESSDSHRYFSSVRIMYTAGYALSFSSLAAAATIFVLFRKLHCTRNYIHLQLFISFMARAAFIFIRDALLFSSEELFHCDHYPVACKVVLMCSNYSILANYSWLLVEGHFLFTLLSRSFFSLRKHLLCYFLLGWGLPLVVIVSWGCAKYLNEDEGCWETRRHEWIWWILRVPVLLTISINLIFFLGILRILVSKLRMPDARRNEFNQYKRLIKSTLFLTALFGLHYLLFAFLPVQLSIATFRVWTIVELSLSSTQGFVVAVLYCFMNGEVQHEFGRRWRRWRLTRRPPGWWRQRPRQRRRSASISHSGAPHTQVSLLLGGPPPPDAAAAGDHGIRIRHKCSNQRIRHKCSNQRIRDKCSNQRIRHKCSNQGIRHKYSNQRIRHKCSNQRIRHKCSNQRIRHKCSNQRIRHKCSNHSIRHKCSNQRIRHKCSNQRIRHKCSNQGIRHKCSIKPGLTTLQENH